Below is a window of Herbiconiux aconitum DNA.
GCAGCTCGACGGTGCGGGACGCGGCGCGGTCGATCTGCACCCGCGGCTCCGCCGGGAGCTGCTCCTCGTTGTACGTGCCGGGCCCGTAGAACTGGCCGTAGCTGAGCACGACCCCGCCCTCGGCGAGAACTGCCGACTCGAGCTGGGCGACGGCGCGGGCATCCGGACCGTCGGGCAGCTGCCACGCCACCGTCTGGGCGAGGATCTTCGGCGAGCCACCGCTGGCGTGGGCGGCATCGATGATGTTCTGGTTGCCCTCGGTGCGGATGCGCGCGTTGAGTTCGGCGTGGTCGCCGATCTTCGTCACGTCATCGGGCAGGTCGGTCAACTCGTTGAGGATGACGTCGGGCTTGAAGGCACTCACCGCCTTGATCAGCGCCTCGCGGTCGAACACGTCGATGACGATCGGTTCGGCACCCAACTGGGCGATCTGGTCGGCCTTGCCGGGCGAGCGGGTCATTCCGCCGACGATGTGTCCTGCTTCGACGAGCAGCGGGATGAGACGACGGCCGAGGACGCCGGAGGCTCCGGCGAGGAAGATTCGGGACATGGGGGTTACCTGCTTTCTTTCTAGGGGGGTGGATGTCACGCGCGGCGCTTGAGGCGTGCCTGCGCGATGAGGCTGATGAGGGTGAGGAGGACGGTCAGGCCGGTGTACGCGACCACCGACGGGATCTCGCCGATGATGCCCACCAGCTGCCCCTCGATGATGATCGGGAGACCGAACGCGACATAGGAGACCACATAGATCGCGGCCACCACTCCGGCTCGCTGGTGGGCCTCGGCGAGGGGGAAGATGAGGCGGAGTGCTGCCGTGAAACAGGCGCCGAACGCCACGCCGGCCACGGCCTGCCCGATGAACATCGCGACGAGACTCCCGGCGAACACGCCGCCGATGATGCCGACGGAACCCACGAGGGCGGCGGAGATGCCGATGGTCATCGCTCGCCGCGGATCGACCTTTGCGAAAGACAGCCCGATGACGGCCGAGACCGCCGGTGCCACGAATCCGGCTGTCCCGTTCAGGAGGCCGCTGTCGAGATGGAAGACACTGCGCACCAGGCTGGGCGCCAGGCCGCCGGAGAGGCCGGCGAGCATCCACACCGCTGCGACGACCGGGGCGGCGGCCACGAACTCGCGGCGTGCGGCGGGCGGGATCGAGATGCGGGGGATCAGCGAGCGGAGCGCCCCGGGCGTTCGGCGCATGGTCTCGGGCGAGAAGATCACCACGAGGCCGCCGATGGCGGTGAGCGCGATGAGCACGACGAAGGTGACCGTGCTCGCGGCCGGGGTGAGTTGGATGGCGAGCCCGGCGAGCAGCGAGCCTGCGGCGAGTCCTCCGGTGAGGCTCACGCTGCCGAGGATCGTGCCGAGGCGCTTCTTGTCGGCCGGAGCCAGCTCGACCAGGGCTGCGGTGAACGCGGCCGTGGCGGCGCCGCTGGCGATGCCCTGCACGATGCGTCCGGCGATGACCCAGCCGATGTCGGGGGCGACCAGGAAGAGGATGTTCGAGGCCAGCTGCACCGCGAGGGCGCCGACCAGAACGGGACGACGGCCGATGTGATCGGAGAGGGAACCGAGCGTCAGCACGGCCGCCAGGAAGCCGATCGCGTAGGCGGCGAAGGCCACGGTGAGCATCGCGGGCGGAAACGCCCACTGCTGGCGGTAGACGACCAGGAGGGGGGTCAACGCCCCTGCCGCGAGGTACAGGCTCGTGAAGGCGACCGCGCTGCCGGCCATGGCCAGGCCGGCGGGGAGGGTGCGCCGTGCGCGGGTAGCTCCCGCGGTGGCGGAGAGCTGGTTGGTCAGCACGGGAACTCCTTGATTGGTGTGGTTCGCATGACCTGATCGGCCGGCGTGATCCCGACTTTACGCACCGAGCGGCTTGGGAGTATGGTCCACTTCTATGGCAGAAGACCAGACCAATTCGTCGACCGGCTCGCTGGCCGGCTTCGGGGTCGACCTCCACCTGGACCTGAACGGCACCCGGCTTGGCGCCGGCCTCACGGCAGCGCTGCGGGAGGCCGTGCGCTCCGGGCGGCTGACGCCGGGCACCCGGTTGCCGGCGTCGCGGGCACTCGCCGCCGACCTCGGCATCGCCCGCAGCACGGTGACGGAGTGCTATGCCGAACTGGTAGCGGAGGGTTGGCTCACGGCGCGGCAGGGATCGGGCACCCGGGTGGCCCAGCTCGCGACGCCGCGCCCTGCGGCCGGCGGGGGCGCTACCGCCACCGGTGGTGCGGCGGCCCCGGCCCAGCGGCGTTCCACCGGAGGCCTGTCACCGGGCGCGGGGGAGTTCGCGGAGTTCCCGCGGGTGCAGTGGCTCGCGGCGGCCCGGCGAGCCCTGGCGGCGGCGCCGCCGAGCGCCTTCGGCTACGGCGACCCGCTCGGCCGGATGGAGCTGCGCGAGGCCCTGGCTGACTACCTCTCGCGCGTGCGCGGTGTGCGGGCAGAGCCCGACCAGATCGTCATCTGCGCCGGATTCCACCACGGTTTGATGCTCGTGGCACAGGCGCTGAGATCACGGGGTGCGCGGGCGGTCGCCGTCGAATCGTACGGACTCGCCCTCTATCGTGACCTCCTGACCGACGCCGGGCTGAGCATCCCGCCCATCGCCGTCGACGACAGTGGCGCGCGCACCGACGAACTCGAGCAGCTCAGCGGCGTCGACGCCGTGCTGCTGACCGCGGCCCACCAGTTCCCCATCGGATTCGCGCTGTCGCCGGAGCGGCGAGCGGCCGCGCGTGACTGGGCGCGCGTCACGGGTGGGTGGATCCTCGAAGACGACTACGACGGAGAGTTCCGCTACGACCGCAAACCCGTCGGGGCCGTGCAGGGACTCGATCCCGAGAGGGTCGTCTACTTCGGCACGGCGAGCAAATCGCTCGGGCCGGCGCTCCGGGTGGGCTGGATGGTGCTTCCGCAGTCGCTTCTGCCGGATGTCGTCGCGGCGAAGGGGCGCGTCGAGGTGGTGAGCGTGATCGAGCAGCTGACCCTGGCCGAGTTCATCACCTCGGGCGCCTTCGATCGCCATGTGCGCTCGCGTCGGCAGATCAACCGTCGTCGCCGCGAGCAACTCATCGACGCTCTCGCGGCGAACGCACCCGGCATCCGGGTGATCGGGATGGCTGCCGGGCTGCAGGCCGTACTCGTGCTGCCGCCGGGAACCGAGAACGCGGTGCGTGACGCAGCGGCCCGTCACGGGCTGCTCGTGAGCGGGCTGGCGGAGTTCCGCCATCCGGCATTCGACAGCCCGCCGGTCGTTCGGGACGGACTCGTGGTGAACTTCTCGGCCCTCTCGGACGCGGCGTGGGAGCGGGCTCTGGCGATCCTGTGCAGTGTGTTGCCGCACTAAGGGCTCAGCCACCCGCATCCAGGCCGCGGCCGCGTGCTCGCGGGTCTAGTGCTTGGCGGGCGTGCGGTTCTCGGCGCTCACCATCCAGGCATACTGCTCGAGCTTCTCGATGATCGCGTGCAGGAGGTCGGCGCTCGTCGGATCGGCGTCGTCGACCTCGTCATGAACCTCGCGCATCGTACCCACGGCGGCTTCGAGACGCACGGTGATGAGGTCGACCGTCGCGGCCGTGTCGACCTCGCCGTTCGGATACTCGGGGAGCGTCGTCGTGGCGGCCACGGTGTCGCTCCGGCCATCCGGAACCGCGTGCAGGGCGCGGAGTCGCTCGGCCACCACGTCGCTGAACTCGCGGGCGTCTTCGATGATCTCGTCGAGCTGCAGGTGCAGGTCGCGGAAGTTCTTGCCCACCACGTTCCAGTGCGCCTGCTTGCCCTGCAGATGCAGTTCGATCAGATCGACGAGCACCTTCTGCAGGTTGTCGGTGAGCTGCTTGGACGCCTTGAAGCCGCGCTCGGCGTTCTGCCGGCGGGTCGTCTTGGCCCCGGCGTCGGACGGGGCTTTCGCGGAACGGTCGATTGTCGTAGTCATGTTCCCTGTCTACGCCGCTCGGCAGCAGACGGCAGGGGATTGACAGTGGATGCCCGGTGGGAATATCCCTCGAGCATCGCCGTGAGGGTGCGGGCCACGCGCGGTTCGACGTCGACCACCGCGTGGGCGAGCCGCGGGTCGCTGCGATAGAGCTCCTCGACCTCCCGCCCCGGGGTCGCCATCTGCCAGTAGGCACCCGACAGGGAGGTGGCTGCGGCGATCAGGTCGATGGCCTGCTCGGCCGTCAGACCGGGCCGGATGCGTTGCAGCACCTCCGAGAGCGCGTCCACCTCGTCGAGGGTCACGCGTTTGAACTCCCGCACCGATTCGAGCGACACGTTGCGCTCGAGATTGAGCGGCGCTTGAGCAAGGAGATCGCAGAACACCGGGCGTGAGGCGAGTGACGCGGCCAGGGCATGGGCGACAGCGGAGGGCGAGGCCTCTCCGGCCAGCTCGAGCTCGGCCCGCACGGCGGGCCCCCACTCGCGCCATCCTTGGGCCGTCAGTCGCAGGAAGATCTGCTCCCGGGTCTCGAAGTACCGGAGCAGGGCCGATTTGTGCATGCCGACGGCCTCGGCGATGTCGGTGAGCGTGACGGTGCGGATGCCGCGCTCGGCACCCAGCCGGCGCGCGGCATCCAGGATCGCGACCTCGCGTTGCTGCTTGGCGTCGGCGCTGCGTGCGCGCTGGAAATCCGGTCCCGTTGTGGTCATGCATCGATCATAGCGCAACACGGTTGTATTATTACCGAAACAGTGTTTTACTAACTGTCATGTCAGAACAGATATGGTTCATCACCGGTTCCTCCCGCGGCTTCGGCCGCTCCCTCGTCTCCGCCGCCCTCGAGGCCGGCGACCGGGTCGTCGCCACCGCGCGGCGCCCCGAGCAGCTCGCCCCCTTCGTCGAGAAATACGGCGACCGCATCCTCCCGGTGGCGCTCGATGTCACCGACGCCGAGCAGGTGCGTGCCGCCGTCGCCCAGGGCGTCGACCGGTTCGGCCGCCTCGACGTCATCGTCAACAACGCCGGCTACGCCAACGTGTCGCCCATCGAGAACACGCCCGACGACGACTTCCGCACCCAGTTCGAGACCAACTTCTGGGGCGTCTACAACGTCTCGAAGGCGGCCATCCCCGTGCTCCGCGCGCAGGGCGGCGGCCTGATCATGCAGTTCTCGTCGGTGGGCGGCCGGGTCGGCGGTTCGCCGGGCATCGCGTCGTACCAGGCCGCGAAGTTCGCCATCGACGGCTTCAGCCGCGTGCTCCAGACCGAGACGGCGCCCTTCGGCATCCGCGTTCTCGTGGTGGAGCCGAGCGGTTTCGCCACCGATTGGGCGGGCTCGTCGATGACCGTGCACGAGCCAGGCGAAGGCTACGAGCAGACCGTCGGCGCCATGAACGCCCGGATGCGGCAGAGCACCGACGGCCCGGCCGGCGACCCCGACCGCGCCGCCGCCATCCTGGTTCAGGTGGCCAAGCGCCAGAACGTGCCCTACCACCTGCCACTCGGCGTCAACGCCGTCGAGATGTCGATCGCGCAGGATCGGCGACTGCTCGCCGACGACGAGGAATGGCGGCTGGTGAGTCGCTCGGCCGATTTCGGCGAGCCCTTCCCGGCGGAGTTCCCGGCCGACCAGGCCTGACGCCGATTTAGGCTGGAGGTATGCGTTCGCCGGGAAGCACCGTCGTGGTCGTGGTCGGCGGGGTCACGGATGCGATCCTGCGCGAACTCGGACGCCTGCCGAACGTGCAGGCGCTGCGATTGACCGAAGACGACTCGCCGAGCCTCCGCACGGTGCTCGGTGCGGCCAACCGTCCGTTCCTCGTGCACGACCTCGACCCGTTGGCGGCGGTCGCAGCAGCGTGGCGCGGCTTCTTCGACGACCCGTCGACCATCGGGGTGCTTCGGGTGGAGGTGGAGTCGGCTCTCACCGCCTTCGCCGCTGGAGAGTCGGTCTTGCCCGACTACTACCTCGTGCTCGACCCGGAGGGCATCTCCCCGGCCGAGAGCCAATGGTGGTTGGGCGTGCTCGCGGCGGTGGCGCCGAGCCGCGTGCTGCCCGTGGAGGCGACCACTGCGTCGGTGCAACGGATGCTCGGCGCCCTTCCCACCGGGCGTGCCTGGCCCGACCCGGCCGGCTGGCTGCGTGAACTGCACCTCCAGGTGCCGGATCGGGCGGGGCTTCTGTAGCCGACATCCGCGACACCGGATGCACGAAGGCCCCCGTCGTGTCGACGAGGGCCTTCGTGATGGCGGTGGATCAGTGCTGCGAGGCCCGTCGGCGACGGATCAGGAGCAGGGCGGCGCCACCGCCGAGGAGGGCCAGCAAGGCGATCGAGGCAGTCAGCACCGGGGTGAAGCCGGTGGAGGCCAGGTCGCCCGTGCTGCCGTCGGCGGTGCCGGCATCCGTTCCCGTGCCCGTTCCGGGAGCACCGGCCGGCGGCACCGAGCCGTCGCCGGGGTTCCCGGGCGTGCCGGGGTCGCCGGGCGTGCCCGGATCGCCCGGGTCGCCGGGGTCACCGGGATCGCCCGGGTCGCCCGGCGCCGCATCGACCACGACCTGCACGGTCGAGCTGACCCCGTTCACCGTGACCGTCACCGATCCGGTTCCGGCCGACACCGCCGTGAGCTCGCCCGTCGCCGGGTTCAGCCGGAGCACGCCCGAGGCGGCCGACTCGAGTTCATCGGCGGCACCGTCGTCGATCTGGGTGCCCTCGCCCGACCACTGGGCGCTGACCGGCCAGGCCACCGGCACGACGCGGGTGGAGTCCTGCGTGAAGCTGGCCTTCGTGGTGACCGTCTCGCCCGCGGTCATCACAGCGGGCACGTCGAGCGCGATCGAGTCGACGCGCGGCTTCGTCTCGGCCTGCATCCAGGTGGTGCGGTCGACGACCGTGGTGGGCGACTGACCCACCACGCCGGCGCCCGGGTTCAGCCCGAGCATCGTCCAGCCGGTGAAACCGCCCGTCGCGGGGGTGCCGGCGGGTGACTTGCCCGAGTTGCCGTTGATCAGGCGCGAGACGCCGTCGACGCTGGTGGCGTCGAACACACCCACGTGGCCGTTCACCGCGGCGATCGACTTGCCCGAGTCGTCGCGGAAGTCGGCGAGGGTCTGCAGGAACTGCGCGGCCTCGAAGCGGTCGCCCAGCTGGCTCGCCTTGTCGGGCAGCGGGTCGTCGGCAGGGTGGTGGTTGAACACGAGCACGCCTGTGATGTTCGGGTCGTGGGCCGCCGAGGCGAGCTCGTCGTCGAGGAACTCGAGCTGCTCGAGCCCGCTCGCCCGGAACGACCCGGCCGAGCTGTTCAGCGTGATGAGCTTCGTGTGCCCGACCGTGACCGTGCGATGCGTGGCGCCGAACACGGCCTCGAAGTTCGAGATCGGCCCGCCCATCACCTCGTGGTTTCCCGGCACGTAGATGTAGGGCAGTGCGTCGCCCACTTCCTCGTCGAGCACCTTCTTGGCGAGGGCGATGTCGGCAGGGGAGGCCTCGTCGACGAAGTCGCCGTCGATCACCAGGTAGTCCGGATGCGCCGCCACGATCTGCCGGAGCGTCGCACGGGCGGCCTGCACCAGGTCGCTGTCGGGGTTACGGGCCACGAACTGGGCGTCGCTCATCACGGCGATGTGCTGCGGCCGGTCGGCGACGGTTCCATCGGTCACCACCACCGGGTCGTAGACGACCGGGGTCACCGGCTGCTCGACGTCGGGGGCGACGACCTCCTCGAGGCCGGCGATGGTGAGTTCACCGTGGTAGCTCGCGGTCGACTTGGTCTCGAGCATCCGGATGCGCTGCAGCGACAGGGGATAGGGCGTGCCGGCGGGAACGGTGAACCGCGCCTGCTTCCACCCCGTCCAGTCCACGAAGGGTCCGTCGAGGTTGACGGTGGTTCCCGCGCCGTTCTTGATCTGGATGCGCGGCCAGGTGCCGTTGCCGTCGCCCTTGATCCAGAGAGTGAGCGCCTGCGGCTGCCCCTCCAGGGTGCGGCCGATGCTGCCCGGTGTGGACATCTCGGGCGCCACCGCGTAGTAGCCGCGGGTGCCGGTGCTCTGGGTGAAGTCGTAGCTCAGGGTGAGCGCGGGTTCGCCGTTCGGGCCGGTCGAGGTGGTGGTCGTGCCGGTGGCGCGGTCGGCCGCGGTGGTCCAGCTCGCGCCGTCGCTGAAGTCGGCGACGGAGACGCTGCGGTAGCCGATGGTCACGGCGACATCGACGCTCGTGCCGCCGGCGGTGAAGGTCACGGTGGCCGAACCGCTCTCGGTGGTGGGGGCGATGGTGAAGGTGTCGAGCCCTGACGGAGTCACCGTGACATCCGGTCCGCTCGTCACGGAGACGTCAGTTGCCTCGAGTGGTGCGCCGAAGCCGTCGCCGTCGAGCCCGGTGAGGCCGATCGTGGCGGTCTGGCCGGGATCGGGCAGCGCGACCACGGTGCTGCTGGGCTTCACCCGCACCAGGTCGCCGAGAACGCGCACGGGTGTGGTCGCGGTCATGCCGTTCGCGGAATATGCCACCGAGGCGGTGCCGGGGGAGACGCCCGTGACCACGCCGGTGGCGCCATCCTGCGTCGCCACCGAGACCGTGGAGTCGGCCGAGGCGAAGGTGCCCTCCACCGGAACGCCGGCCAGGTTGTCGTCGAGGCCGATGCCGCCGAGCGTGCGGTGCAGGCCCGGGAACACGGCGTCGGCGTCAGCGGCCGTGGAGCTCGGAGCGACCTGCACGTCGGTCGCCGAGCCGGCCGGCGCGCTCGAGAAGAAGGCCAGACTGTTCGCCACGACCC
It encodes the following:
- a CDS encoding SDR family oxidoreductase, with translation MSRIFLAGASGVLGRRLIPLLVEAGHIVGGMTRSPGKADQIAQLGAEPIVIDVFDREALIKAVSAFKPDVILNELTDLPDDVTKIGDHAELNARIRTEGNQNIIDAAHASGGSPKILAQTVAWQLPDGPDARAVAQLESAVLAEGGVVLSYGQFYGPGTYNEEQLPAEPRVQIDRAASRTVELLDAPTGVVVITD
- a CDS encoding MFS transporter, whose amino-acid sequence is MLTNQLSATAGATRARRTLPAGLAMAGSAVAFTSLYLAAGALTPLLVVYRQQWAFPPAMLTVAFAAYAIGFLAAVLTLGSLSDHIGRRPVLVGALAVQLASNILFLVAPDIGWVIAGRIVQGIASGAATAAFTAALVELAPADKKRLGTILGSVSLTGGLAAGSLLAGLAIQLTPAASTVTFVVLIALTAIGGLVVIFSPETMRRTPGALRSLIPRISIPPAARREFVAAAPVVAAVWMLAGLSGGLAPSLVRSVFHLDSGLLNGTAGFVAPAVSAVIGLSFAKVDPRRAMTIGISAALVGSVGIIGGVFAGSLVAMFIGQAVAGVAFGACFTAALRLIFPLAEAHQRAGVVAAIYVVSYVAFGLPIIIEGQLVGIIGEIPSVVAYTGLTVLLTLISLIAQARLKRRA
- a CDS encoding phosphodiester glycosidase family protein produces the protein MPAHSTPPDHPPATTGRLLTVRALSLGVACALALGGLSVAGLSGATPALAASGVTAAPAGALTAPETGGLDLSGGDSSLLSASTETLAPGLVLTDFRRLQPAGWVTGHVMTADLSTPTLSLDVLDSGTVSGGAPVSQQIAGTGAVAAVNGDYFDMNYSVAPVGTNVSPSQGVRSAASGSREAFTLTDGVAAVQALSAKATFTVGGVPTTVAGVNTPGLATDAIGYYTAAWGAHPLSRPLGGPDALAARVASVTVKDGVVTAVSTDAASVSGPTSIADGTGVLIGREAGADRLAALSVGQRVDITVGTSADVDLAVSGSQRLIVDGAQTPDDQVEAGRTAVGVSRDGTHVTVVSIDGRAGDGRGMTIQELGDLMLDLGSYNAVNLDGGGSTTLAARRPGTAEAAVINRPSDGTERVVANSLAFFSSAPAGSATDVQVAPSSTAADADAVFPGLHRTLGGIGLDDNLAGVPVEGTFASADSTVSVATQDGATGVVTGVSPGTASVAYSANGMTATTPVRVLGDLVRVKPSSTVVALPDPGQTATIGLTGLDGDGFGAPLEATDVSVTSGPDVTVTPSGLDTFTIAPTTESGSATVTFTAGGTSVDVAVTIGYRSVSVADFSDGASWTTAADRATGTTTTSTGPNGEPALTLSYDFTQSTGTRGYYAVAPEMSTPGSIGRTLEGQPQALTLWIKGDGNGTWPRIQIKNGAGTTVNLDGPFVDWTGWKQARFTVPAGTPYPLSLQRIRMLETKSTASYHGELTIAGLEEVVAPDVEQPVTPVVYDPVVVTDGTVADRPQHIAVMSDAQFVARNPDSDLVQAARATLRQIVAAHPDYLVIDGDFVDEASPADIALAKKVLDEEVGDALPYIYVPGNHEVMGGPISNFEAVFGATHRTVTVGHTKLITLNSSAGSFRASGLEQLEFLDDELASAAHDPNITGVLVFNHHPADDPLPDKASQLGDRFEAAQFLQTLADFRDDSGKSIAAVNGHVGVFDATSVDGVSRLINGNSGKSPAGTPATGGFTGWTMLGLNPGAGVVGQSPTTVVDRTTWMQAETKPRVDSIALDVPAVMTAGETVTTKASFTQDSTRVVPVAWPVSAQWSGEGTQIDDGAADELESAASGVLRLNPATGELTAVSAGTGSVTVTVNGVSSTVQVVVDAAPGDPGDPGDPGDPGDPGTPGDPGTPGNPGDGSVPPAGAPGTGTGTDAGTADGSTGDLASTGFTPVLTASIALLALLGGGAALLLIRRRRASQH
- a CDS encoding Dps family protein encodes the protein MTTTIDRSAKAPSDAGAKTTRRQNAERGFKASKQLTDNLQKVLVDLIELHLQGKQAHWNVVGKNFRDLHLQLDEIIEDAREFSDVVAERLRALHAVPDGRSDTVAATTTLPEYPNGEVDTAATVDLITVRLEAAVGTMREVHDEVDDADPTSADLLHAIIEKLEQYAWMVSAENRTPAKH
- a CDS encoding SDR family NAD(P)-dependent oxidoreductase, coding for MSEQIWFITGSSRGFGRSLVSAALEAGDRVVATARRPEQLAPFVEKYGDRILPVALDVTDAEQVRAAVAQGVDRFGRLDVIVNNAGYANVSPIENTPDDDFRTQFETNFWGVYNVSKAAIPVLRAQGGGLIMQFSSVGGRVGGSPGIASYQAAKFAIDGFSRVLQTETAPFGIRVLVVEPSGFATDWAGSSMTVHEPGEGYEQTVGAMNARMRQSTDGPAGDPDRAAAILVQVAKRQNVPYHLPLGVNAVEMSIAQDRRLLADDEEWRLVSRSADFGEPFPAEFPADQA
- a CDS encoding TetR family transcriptional regulator — translated: MTTTGPDFQRARSADAKQQREVAILDAARRLGAERGIRTVTLTDIAEAVGMHKSALLRYFETREQIFLRLTAQGWREWGPAVRAELELAGEASPSAVAHALAASLASRPVFCDLLAQAPLNLERNVSLESVREFKRVTLDEVDALSEVLQRIRPGLTAEQAIDLIAAATSLSGAYWQMATPGREVEELYRSDPRLAHAVVDVEPRVARTLTAMLEGYSHRASTVNPLPSAAERRRQGT
- the pdxR gene encoding MocR-like pyridoxine biosynthesis transcription factor PdxR; translated protein: MAEDQTNSSTGSLAGFGVDLHLDLNGTRLGAGLTAALREAVRSGRLTPGTRLPASRALAADLGIARSTVTECYAELVAEGWLTARQGSGTRVAQLATPRPAAGGGATATGGAAAPAQRRSTGGLSPGAGEFAEFPRVQWLAAARRALAAAPPSAFGYGDPLGRMELREALADYLSRVRGVRAEPDQIVICAGFHHGLMLVAQALRSRGARAVAVESYGLALYRDLLTDAGLSIPPIAVDDSGARTDELEQLSGVDAVLLTAAHQFPIGFALSPERRAAARDWARVTGGWILEDDYDGEFRYDRKPVGAVQGLDPERVVYFGTASKSLGPALRVGWMVLPQSLLPDVVAAKGRVEVVSVIEQLTLAEFITSGAFDRHVRSRRQINRRRREQLIDALAANAPGIRVIGMAAGLQAVLVLPPGTENAVRDAAARHGLLVSGLAEFRHPAFDSPPVVRDGLVVNFSALSDAAWERALAILCSVLPH